A single window of Nicotiana sylvestris chromosome 3, ASM39365v2, whole genome shotgun sequence DNA harbors:
- the LOC138887929 gene encoding uncharacterized protein, translating to MADTPENVEVDLGAVDVPAPSDQIEPSVADDAILNSSSEPAPQMCGGITPGPILGVIFLLVRKIMANQVIIGALFQEETSQVRLPYFNGQHISHWKVHMEIYAKTYDVKVWRVIKKGNYPLPAATPPLADPEDIDSYTKEQMEVIQVNNIARNLLCNAISGEEYEKISSCDTTKEMWDKFEVTYEGTNKVKETHINMLVHDYKLFSMKEGESIEEIDFNKNKSFGSWSDEDSSEHEEISNLCFMMILENEMNKSSGCWTDEDTSDDEYKDDNENCFMARGETSEVRSYNCERCNELQDILDLTLKEYQKMMNELKRLNKEIKDWKLKHEVCEIEKEVLQEEFGELQMQLNGMCKSTSHSSVRSNQMTYKSTGKGLDEFGNQKIILNLVILTLQDLSKLGYLKESNHYILKEYHRISRKGKWYLDNACSNHMIDDKNLLKEITKIDGGSVMFGDDSKEKIIGTGTIPFNNNCDITEVYLVDGLNYNLLSISQLCDLGYEVNFKKIGIAIEDETGKTVLSGKRYGHVYFLDHFEKIDGHICLTSMSDDPWL from the exons ATGGCTGATACCCCCGAAAATGTTGAAGTTGATCTTGGTGCGGTGGATGTCCCAGCTCCTTCAGACCAAATCGAGCCTTCTGTTGCTGATGATGCCATCTTGAACTCTTCTTCTGAACCTGCTCCACA AATGTGTGGTGGTATTACCCCTGGTCCCATTTTGGGGGTTATATTTTTG CTTGTGAGAAAGATCATGGCAAATCAAGTTATCATAGGAGCTCTCTTTCAGGAAGAAACTTCACAAGTTAGACTACCATACTTCAATGGGCAACATATCTCTCATTGGAAAGTGCACATGGAGATCTATGCCAAGACATATGATGTTAAAGTTTGGAGAGTCATTAAAAAGGGGAACTATCCCCTGCCAGCTGCTACTCCACCACTTGCCGATCCTGAAGATATAGACTCATATACAAAAGAGCAAATGGAAGTGATACAAGTTAACAACATAGCAAGAAACCTGCTTTGTAATGCCATAAGTGGTGAAGAGTATGAGAAAATATCTAGCTGCGACACAACTAAAGAAATGTGGGACAAGTTTGAGGTTACATACGAAGGAACCAACAAAGTAAAGGAAACACATATCAACATGTTGGTCCATGATTACAAACTTTTTTCAATGAAAGAAGGAGAGTCTATTGAAGAGAT AGATTTTAACAAGAACAAATCCTTTGGAAGTTGGAGCGATGAAGATAGTTCAGAACACGAAGAGATATCAAATCTTTGCTTTATGATGATTCTGGAAAATGAGATGAACAAATCCTCAGGATGCTGGACGGATGAGGACACTTCAGATGATGAATACAAAGATGATAATGAGAACTGTTTCATGGCACGAGGTGAAACAAGTGAGGTAAGATCTTATAACTGTGAAAGATGCAATGAATTGCAGGATATTCTTGATTTAACTTTGAAAGAGTATCAAAAGATGATGAATGAGCTTAAGAGACtcaataaagaaattaaagactGGAAACTCAAACATGAAGTATGTGAAATCGAAAAAGAAGTACTTCAAGAAGAGTTTGGGGAATTGCAAATGCAACTCAATGGCATGTGCAAATCCACCAGTCATAGTTCTGTCCGGTCAAACCAGATGACTTACAAGTCAACTGGAAAAGGACTA GATGAGTTTGGAAACCAAAAAATAATTCTGAATCTAGTAATACTAACCCTCCAGGACCTAagcaagcttgggtacctaaaagaaagtaATCACTATATTTTGAAGGAATACCACAGAATAAGCCGCAAAGGAAAATGGTACTTAGACAATGCGTGTTCCAATCACATGATAGATGATAAAAACCTGTTAAAAGAAATTACAAAAATTGATGGAGGAAGTGTTATGTTTGGGGATGACTCAAAGGAAAAGATAATTGGCACTGGAACAATTCCCTTCAATAACAACTGTGACATCACTGAAGTTTATCTTGTCGATGGACTCAACTACAATCTCCTGAGCATAAGTCAACTATGCGACTTAGgatatgaggtaaattttaagaaaataggCATTGCTATTGAAGACGAGACAGGTAAAACAGTCCTCTCAGGAAAAAGGTATGGACATGTTTATTTCCTTGATCATTTTGAAAAGATAGATGGTCATATTTGCTTAACATCTATGTCTGATGATCCATGGTTATGA